DNA from Rosa rugosa chromosome 6, drRosRugo1.1, whole genome shotgun sequence:
AGATGTATCTCCACCAAGAAACAGATGGGCTTTCCCATTGACCTCTATCCAACTGCCTCCAGGGCTCTTCTTCATCCCTTGAGATTTTAATAGAATTCTCAATTTGTCCACCTCCTTCCACATGCCAGCTTCAGCATATATATTAGATAGCAGGACATAGTTGCCACTGTTGTCTGgttccaaaatgaagagatttcTGGCTGCAGTTTCGGCAATTTCCAAGTTTGGGTGGTTTCGACAAGCTGATAACAGTGCACCCCAAATGCTTGGCCCTGCTTGCATTGGCATTTTATCTACGACATCCATTGCTTCCATCAATTGCCCTGCACGACCCAATAGATCAACAACACAAGCATAATGTTCAACTCTTGGTTCAACAGAGTATATTGTCTCCATGCCATCGAAGTATTTCAAGCCAACATCAACAAGCCCTGAATGACTGCATCCAGATAACAATCCAGTGAATGTTATATGATCAGGTTGAACACCGGCTCTCACCATGTCCTCAAAAGTGGACACAGCTTCTGATCCGCGTGCATGGGATGCATAAGCAGTGATCATAGTATTCCATACAACCAAATTCTTCTCGCTTCCACGAATCCTATCAAAACACTGACGAGCATCAGAAAGGCTCCCACATTTAGCATACATAGCTACCAGCGCGGTCTGTATGGAAGCATTCGAGTCCAAACCAATCCCGCTAGCAAACTTGTGAATCTTCCTCCCCCGCTCTAGCGCAGCCGAATGTGCACATGCAGGAAGAACACTCATTACCGTCACCCAATTCGGCTTAACCTCCGAATCTTTCTTCAACATCTCATCAAACACACTCAATGCCTGCTCAGCCAGCCCATTCTGCGCATACCCCGATATCATAGCAGTCCAAGACACAATATTCTTGCACCTCATTTGTCCAAACAACTCCTCAGCAGAACAAATCTCACCCTCTCTCATGTACCCGGCAATCAACGCATTCCACGACGAAACGTCTCTCACAGACATTTCATCGAACAGCTTACGTGCACTCCCCATCTCACAACATTTCACATACATGTCAATCAAAGAAGTCCCAACATACATATCAGACTCCAACCCAGTTCTCAAGCTCAGCCCATGAACACATTTCCCTATCCAAATCTTCGACAACTCTGCACAACACTTGAGCACAAAAGGGTAGGTAAAATGATCACCCTTTAGGCCTAAACACTGCATCTGACCATAAATTTCCATAGTTCTCGCAGAGTAACCATGAAGAGTATAAGCCCGAATAATCGAATTATACAAAAGTGGAGATGGGTACTTCACTCTATGAAACACATTTACAGCTGAGTCAAGATCACCAGAGCTGGCGTACATTGCAACCATTTTGGCGCCAAGATAGGCATTGGGTTCGAGGCCACGCAGGACCATATGGTTGTGGACCTGTTGGCCTAGCTTCAACAAGTTTTGGCCAGTTAAGGACTGGAAAATTGGTGCATAGTCTAAGATGTAACATGGGTTTTGTGCTAGTAGTGGCTTTAACAGAGTACGCATGGAGCAGAGCAGTCCCGCCAAATAGTGCCGATTTGAGTTTTGTGTTCTTGAGTTTTCATTCCAACTTATATACTTGTAATAACCGGatttttataattaatcaaaagcaaggaacatgatcatttcattctttacctttcatgatgattgtcgattagagcactatgaattgttgccgacactcgatcgaccgacagcagaaacttaattcctttcctctctatttctctctcgttctctctctcgtttcctctcgtcacagtcgaagaaacaaaacagagcTTTGTTCATCGTGCTGCACCGTCCACCACAGACCACCAAACAACCTCAGACCACCttccacggcttcgcctcgaccttgcgcagctaccggaggtaaccttgcgcggcggcacggccggcagcgacggcggcgaccccgagtccggtttagctcgttttcgttccaaactcgatatctcgagctacagagcaccatttcacttgattcttggctcattgagctcgcctcatcttcctatacaagcaccaagaaggatcggaactggatcgaacgttttcacgttcgtcggagctcgacccgtgcggatcgaacaaccaaccttcggatcaagatatctcgagctatacacgatcgtttcttgtgattcttggcttgttgagttcataaggaagttctgaacaattctccagaagggatcgaggcgtgaggttgtaattttcacgtcgattttggagctcgccggattctggaaattttccaccaccaccgaagcttttgataggtatatctcgagttgtagtgcatcgttttgagtgattcttaaactggtaaactcaccttgagtttcttaacaactctctagaaggaatcgaagcctgaaattgaagttttgacgtcgaaatcaagccttgccggattctgcaaaattctggaatttttccgaccaccgaagctttcgatcggtatatctcgagctacagaccatatttttctgtgattcttgaaccagtgagttcttcttgagtttcttaacaactcttcagaaggaatcgaagccttaaattgacgtttttacgtcgaattggagctcgccgttttctgcagtttctcgccggtttctggaaaattccggccaccttcatactgttcaaggtaattttcgaccccttccggtcattttcagacttcgtgctagttatgaaagttgtcaagcatgatgagaggaagaagagcagcccggccccgacaccattggtggtggtcggcggcggctctgccactaactccggcggccctttccggccacctccggggatcaaaaatatggtttctgtacattttcagattctatatttcaatacgatcatttcgatatattatacgcaatttttggatatcgtatgattaagttatgaatttttaagtttagatcgatttcgatcgttagatttgtgatctgtgaagttagtaccgtcagatggacttgtagttttgatatgatgatcttatgacagtcccagtggctttgtgtagtcatgggcgaagatccgaccgttggatcttcgtataaatgcaaaacagtgattaggaaggcgatccgtgaggatccgaccgttggatcatcatttaatttcaatccgaccgttggattgtcgtttgattatgtttttgagttatttgctaagttaaggtcatgtttgattaggtgatcgacggtttgatttggcggacgattcgtgaaattgtattttgagctgttaagaagacgcagcgggaatttagaggtgagtaaacctcacgtggttcatattacgaaccgaataaatttaattaccttattttgtcgtaattgcgtgaaaatatttatggaataaatatttgttttaaaatcatatggacttgatcaattacggtccataggtaagtaaaatgattttaattatacaaaatgaatttcacgattttcttgtgtgaactatagttggtattagtgattatccctgagcggataattacgtatatatatatttacgtgattatatgtgaatggcgtgacattgaagagtgtgaaattgagatgattaaattattataaattgacatgtgacttaccatatttatatgtgatgaacatgattgatgagttcttgttaatattcatgatttacattggaggatgtatagagtcagagaatgtagggttctgaggatgaggtgtccgaagttcgacggttaaggataaccggagtgtttgtgtactgaggacggggatgtccaaggtgcgacggtttattattaaccgaagttgtgtgctgaggacggggatgtccaaagcgcgacggtttattattaaccgaagtatatggtgctgaggacggggatgtccaaagcgcgacggttatagtgttaaccgaagtatttttgccgttgcttgaccctaggccaaggtgtcagaggtaacgaggcagttagagctctaacgtgttatgggatgggacccaagtggtgatagtgttgtgagataggaccaaagtggtgatattgaatgggtttgacgtttgcgtcgtggatgttgagattgttggttgtgttgttgagttataagaattgtaatttaaaatcaacagttctttcttgtttactcatactggctgtaaaaagcttaccgggttttgtgttgttgcaactcccggtacactattcaaattgtgtagcgggaaatcctacaggtcaggagaaccaggacggtgatcgggctgcttagagtagtgttatgtgaattacagcattatattgtgaggtttgttatgctcatttagagctttgcaattttactttgtaagagtgaattgtgataattaactcgaggttttcgagtttttgtgttgagtggcgagtggtgtgtttgtttgtgagaaaaaaattcagaacgtatttgtattaattgtttattcatgtttcggatttgaattggttattcaaaattcggggcgtgacagtttggtatcagagcgtaaggtacatatttggtgataatcagtacctcccgagtgatggcccgtctgcagcggatccccatcatatactcttcggtactggtataatcattgggtatgtcttagtatggggtctagacaacgtgtaagtccgtaggacggtagagttgtctactaagttcgtattagaataagtttagtttccgcgagttgtgatcttcgaggaataggaacctctggatttaactctgatgagtcggtgaggtagaggtcgagtctgatgtagggacaggatctttctatggagacagttgaggatgaggtggaggcattagaggttgagttgcctagtctacctgtagttgatgtgatggatgttattcttgggttgaaatggtgaaagagattaagaccctaggaatagttgaaaagagaattgatctcaccaactcaagatgataggagtgtgagagattatgagacagaattctcaagactatattggtgtacgagtgtagtgatgtaatttgggagatacttatgttacctttaataagggtagtatgttaagtgatcatggcataggttgactttgtaagtgaagtggtggagtttgtgtagcttctttgagttataacctttgaggaatgggaacctttggattaaactctggtggagttattgaggatggtttccacgaaaaacagtatccttatgtgcattgtagtcgttggttgttggggtcatggtgtttgaccaatgcttgtatctaaagtcgttacgagtatttgactagtagttgtgatactttccattagttggatatgcagatgttttgagttgaagaatacttagcagttattggttgcttagtgatggaattgtgttataatggagcattcattcatgctcagttgtttggtgtttaggatagctactatatattagctaaatgtcggggtgtggtttgaggtctgcggatggtattggaaattattgtggagtgctgcttcactgactattgttgagtagtgatgcataattcgttgttactatgatggattttgtgtatggttgacttatggaaagattgatatgacctcgtgataggattgactgtgaagagacattgtgttgatgtatgagcttaggtaataacgttgttttcaactctaggagtgctagggttgtataactaatttatgaggccagatactgttgtgaggacagattatggattatgacgtggttagtgtgaagtgctataatcacagaattttgaccactagatgttgacttaccaccaaatgagcagtgaggtgattcgtgggtgagatactgagtgttgtaccagtatcgattagtggatgctaagatggtacatattgcttgttgaagcaattgatagatggaatgatcgagattttttttagagttgtaagtgtaactctaaagatgtgggtttttcctaactaactcaggaagtgtttagctttattaatccctaattctagcgacgaaattattgtgtttggtttgactcagaggatactagcttgacctctgtgtgacttaattgattgctaggttttgagtgattgtttttattgcatcattatgaaagatgtgtgcagtagagttgtttatggttttgaaaacagtattgggtgaccaaggttcgatccttggtgttgttgttggttaaacaaacaggaaagaaaacatgcacaccatcttattgagtttatattacaaaaaaaaaagaaaaaaaaaagaaaaaaaaaagcgaggactatgctatactaagcctagtcagcagctccggatgggttgaggctgagctcaagagaaacgtttgagccactgtggtaaccgcctgagccaccagaatagtaaccaaaagcgctaccttcctcggaagtagccttcaggttaccaaagacgtcctcgccgtgcacggggaacagaggaagagtttgaacctcctggtgatctcctcctcgttgttgcagggatgtttgtcctcctgttgtgccaaaagagttgtactagtattagtgttgaagtgtgaggaagaatatgaaacagaatttaaatcaagaaatccttcattaccagtagaataggtggaaccaaagttgagatcaatggatctaccatcatcagtagaactagtggacccaaaattgatgtcaatggatccaccagctggaccaaaattgatgtcgatggatccaccagcaccagtagaaccagtggacccaaaattgagatcaatggatctaccagtaccaagagaactagttctcatgggcactggagcagcctgattacacctattcatctgcttctctcgagccctgacgttctggaaccaaaagtaaatgttcttaccctcaacatgcccatactggttcagctggagacagatctcgtgaatctgctctgtagttgggcacttaaatcccttgacatagtaaagatccttgaggattcttatttgttctggagtaggaatccacctggtacggcttcgccagaaatccatgttggcactacttccagctgcttgggtgtttcctccctcctctgttggttgctgttgttgtggttccatttgttgcggggtttggagctccattagttgcagagttcgtggctcttgggtcatgaggtgagaggatgtgaatatcgaggaatacatggtttagtgtttgagggagattttgttagaaggattggagttgttgaactggtgattggagatctgagattctcagaggaaagatgaaatcgaatcttcaaatgggagagaagatcagaagagaaggattgaaattgatgaagaaaggatttgagtttcgagaggaagactgcagagtttgagagagaatggctggggaaaaattcttttctttggtgtgaacagtttttctccaggatgcacctatttatagaacgaggtgagcagatctccaccgttggatggacgatctctgagattcaatctacgcgttggattaaagtcatccgaaaacccggaaaagttgttggcgcgtggagagcgtgtaaggggacaggccgaacctcgagacgctgtggcagacagctttagccgaaagtgatttgctttccgtaaatcacggaagagacgtgtcgtggcacgtggagtgtaccgacagtttgtcgttattctatcgcttatgatagaataaataaaagaagttgcatggatagtaacgagagcagctggtgctctagtggttgaagagcaaggctcttgtacaagaggtcagaggttcgaaccttgcctctcgtttatttttattatgttcgcttatgacataataagtataacatttgtacacattatattaagcacagcttgtgctccagtggttgggggaaaaaggtttcgtgcggcaggttgaggtttcgaaccttgtcttccctgttattttatttatgtcgcttatgacataataaatataacacgtgagcatatattaatgaaggcagctcttgcttcagtggttgggagcaaaaccttcgtgttcgaggtcgggagttcgaaccttacctcttacaaatatttttggatctcgtatatgcttgatatacggatgtatatacggtatgtacgatatacatacatatatatggtctgtacggtatgcatacgtatatacagttgtacgatatgcatacgtatatacggtctgtacggtatgcatacatatatacggtatacctacggtatgtacaatttcataccgtagccgagctggaagtcggtgggccgattggtaggcccaaatgttaagcccaattgttcggcccgaatggtaggcccaaatgttaaacccaaattggttcgggccggttcgaaatgtgaatggttcggtttcttcggcccaattggccagccctaatgcttagccaaggattgagcaagcccaagtcatcgtcactcggtgacatattttattggcgtgcttttggggatgatttgttttgagtgatgctaattgagtagcgaaacgctttgtgggagtgtttactgtgcttgtatgccagtacagggtgaagatctatgtgaggatctatgagataatctctgtgaagatctaagtgatgatctatgtgatgatccatgtgatgattttgtgtaattgatgtggagtgatgttgagcagttgtgttgtgagtttacgtttgtgatgaaaggatttagtggccataggaatgtatttttatacaaagggctgaggctttgtagattactacagatttggaaaagatggagattctatagttagagtctgacatgagagtgaagtatccacagctctttgtggaattgggtgcttgaatttcgggacgaaattcgtttaaggggggtagattgtaataaccggatttttataattaatcaaaagcaaggaacatgatcatttcattctttacctttcatgatgattgtcgattagagcactatgaattgttgccgacactcgatcgaccgacagcagaaacttaattcctttcctctctatttctctctcgttctctctctcgtttcctctcgtcacagtcgaagaaacaaaacagagcTTTGTTCATCGTGCTGCACCGTCCACCACAGACCACCAAACAACCTCAGACCACCttccacggcttcgcctcgaccttgcgcagctaccggaggtaaccttgcgcggcggcacggccggcagcgacggcggcgaccccgagtccggtttagctcgttttcgttccaaactcgatatctcgagctacagagcaccatttcacttgattcttggctcattgagctcgcctcatcttcctatacaagcaccaagaaggatcggaactggatcgaacgttttcacgttcgtcggagctcgacccgtgcggatcgaacaaccaaccttcggatcaagatatctcgagctatacacgatcgtttcttgtgattcttggcttgttgagttcataaggaagttctgaacaattctccagaagggatcgaggcgtgaggttgtaattttcacgtcgattttggagctcgccggattctggaaattttccaccaccaccgaagcttttgataggtatatctcgagttgtagtgcatcgttttgagtgattcttaaactggtaaactcaccttgagtttcttaacaactctctagaaggaatcgaagcctgaaattgaagttttgacgtcgaaatcaagccttgccggattctgcaaaattctggaatttttccgaccaccgaagctttcgatcggtatatctcgagctacagaccatatttttctgtgattcttgaaccagtgagttcttcttgagtttcttaacaactcttcagaaggaatcgaagccttaaattgacgtttttacgtcgaattggagctcgccgttttctgcagtttctcgccggtttctggaaaattccggccaccttcatactgttcaaggtaattttcgaccccttccggtcattttcagacttcgtgctagttatgaaagttgtcaagcatgatgagaggaagaagagcagcccggccccgacaccattggtggtggtcggcggcggctctgccactaactccggcggccctttccggccacctccggggatcaaaaatatggtttctgtacattttcagattctatatttcaatacgatcatttcgatatattatacgcaatttttggatatcgtatgattaagttatgaatttttaagtttagatcgatttcgatcgttagatttgtgatctgtgaagttagtaccgtcagatggacttgtagttttgatatgatgatcttatgacagtcccagtggctttgtgtagtcatgggcgaagatccgaccgttggatcttcgtataaatgcaaaacagtgattaggaaggcgatccgtgaggatccgaccgttggatcatcatttaatttcaatccgaccgttggattgtcgtttgattatgtttttgagttatttgctaagttaaggtcatgtttgattaggtgatcgacggtttgatttggcggacgattcgtgaaattgtattttgagctgttaagaagacgcagcgggaatttagaggtgagtaaacctcacgtggttcatattacgaaccgaataaatttaattaccttattttgtcgtaattgcgtgaaaatatttatggaataaatatttgttttaaaatcatatggacttgatcaattacggtccataggtaagtaaaatgattttaattatacaaaatgaatttcacgattttcttgtgtgaactatagttggtattagtgattatccctgagcggataattacgtatatatatatt
Protein-coding regions in this window:
- the LOC133717873 gene encoding pentatricopeptide repeat-containing protein CRR2, chloroplastic-like; the encoded protein is MRTLLKPLLAQNPCYILDYAPIFQSLTGQNLLKLGQQVHNHMVLRGLEPNAYLGAKMVAMYASSGDLDSAVNVFHRVKYPSPLLYNSIIRAYTLHGYSARTMEIYGQMQCLGLKGDHFTYPFVLKCCAELSKIWIGKCVHGLSLRTGLESDMYVGTSLIDMYVKCCEMGSARKLFDEMSVRDVSSWNALIAGYMREGEICSAEELFGQMRCKNIVSWTAMISGYAQNGLAEQALSVFDEMLKKDSEVKPNWVTVMSVLPACAHSAALERGRKIHKFASGIGLDSNASIQTALVAMYAKCGSLSDARQCFDRIRGSEKNLVVWNTMITAYASHARGSEAVSTFEDMVRAGVQPDHITFTGLLSGCSHSGLVDVGLKYFDGMETIYSVEPRVEHYACVVDLLGRAGQLMEAMDVVDKMPMQAGPSIWGALLSACRNHPNLEIAETAARNLFILEPDNSGNYVLLSNIYAEAGMWKEVDKLRILLKSQGMKKSPGGSWIEVNGKAHLFLGGDTSHSQANEIYMLLEELPKRMKAAGYVPDTRFALHDVSEEEKEHNLTTHSEKLAIAFGLLNTDPGAVLRVTKNLRICGDCHTATKFISRIYGREIIVRDVNRFHHFKDGHCSCGDYW